In Setaria italica strain Yugu1 unplaced genomic scaffold, Setaria_italica_v2.0 scaffold_229, whole genome shotgun sequence, a single genomic region encodes these proteins:
- the LOC101764081 gene encoding GDSL esterase/lipase At1g71250-like produces MGARKFALINVGLQGCVPAARVLSPMGECWHSLNQLAAGFNDALRSRLAGLAPRLPGLVYSLADLLGFTRDTLADPWASGYTDIVGACCGSGRLSGEAECFPNSTLCADRDQHVFWDRVHFSQRTAFLIAQAFYDGPAKYTTPINFMQLAQSSYLTTKALVI; encoded by the coding sequence ATGGGCGCAAGGAAGTTCGCCCTCATCAACGTCGGCCTGCAAGGCTGTGTGCCAGCGGCGCGGGTGCTCAGCCCGATGGGCGAGTGCTGGCACAGCCTCaaccagctcgccgccggcttcaACGACGCCCTCCGGTCCCGGCTCGCCGGCCTCGCCCCGAGGCTGCCGGGACTCGTCTACTCCCTGGCCGACCTCCTCGGCTTCACGCGGGACACCTTGGCCGACCCGTGGGCTTCGGGGTACACCGACATCGTCGGCGCGTGCTGCGGCAGCGGGCGGTTGAGCGGGGAGGCGGAGTGCTTTCCCAACTCCACGCTCTGCGCTGACCGCGATCAGCATGTCTTCTGGGATCGCGTGCACTTCTCCCAGCGGACAGCATTTCTCATCGCCCAGGCGTTCTACGAtgggccagcaaagtacaccaCTCCCATCAACTTCATGCAACTGGCCCAGTCCAGTTATTTAACCACGAAAGCATTAGTAATTTGA